The following are from one region of the Aspergillus chevalieri M1 DNA, chromosome 1, nearly complete sequence genome:
- a CDS encoding armadillo repeat protein (COG:S;~EggNog:ENOG410PG4B;~InterPro:IPR038739,IPR000225,IPR011989,IPR016024;~go_function: GO:0005515 - protein binding [Evidence IEA]), producing the protein MTRNSMPPIIHQLQNAESVSSQVSILRNLKNETIGHDQRKETWVRWGIIPILAQVLALRQPTGKNVATSELNGVSDWSSSKPKSEQDEACLQAIIVLGSLAQGGPAFLSPILASGILSNLLSILSTPDCPTFLCLPILRTLNNIADRLPLRSQHDRPVDTRLAELLFQKEYVECLARILGQDYSTHQAQASIELTASLIGKLCTEETHKALLADCGVLDALSVKVASFVVAQGFVLPGAEQHVGAPGALGALPTPAPLSAKLAPILRAVAIIIEHSKWRAEHFLSSPGILTVFPKQLPDFAPGDVKKGPWGSTYLSGSAVPRHPGASPIEHLLPSVPIPQLKNSPSALNFPPLGQGSRRHNQPFPTPFSLFETPAAEDDENTIIPWLLYVLRSESGMVRLMAARLVTVLFRLGLAKKHRVSMFGFLLIPILIRMLDKESDIWGGEDNGSEGLIPITKRLREEAPAVLALLVMDDQELQRHAVEGGVIKRLSQLLKESYNPLQETTRPMWHAEEEESEQGSKRSQTPECQLGPPGLSPMHCHVMRYRENILKALAALIPFKDEYRKAVCENGVVPYIIDSLKPSSSEAPTEVSNPKNSAADGNPTPTLLAACGAVRMLTRSVSALRTSLIDAGVASPLFVLIRHPDIEVRIAATSVICNLVLDFSPMKEAIISAETLPLLCEHAHSSNTKLRIESLWALKHVSYNATNDIKTRIVDALSPDWIKQIITQDPTRAAVKRGLNADMESITPVGMGRANSAGEQVDLLNPVDDSQDDDEDMNMSDPIPQSKISLGSFLPDASRRRKLALSGDLDQTTQARQDDIAVQEQTLDLVRNLICGHESSEVIDYLFKHIGEDVILDALADKLRPRSIPLPPRQQSPTGRTKLHVPTEIVASTTYVLIHLAASLPRHRDLLMKHRDLLPNMMNYFNHDHRDVRANCVWVIINLTYPDDNTDRDASSGRAFRLRALGVPDRLSSLLDDPDLDVRERAKTADHLLRSDNDRSGRT; encoded by the exons ATGACCCGCAACTCGATGCCTCCAATCATTCACCAACTCCAAAACGCAGAGTCCGTATCGTCCCAAGTATCAATCCTCCGGAATCTTAAGAATGAGACAATTGGTCATGACCAACGGAAGGAGACCTGGGTCAGGTGGGGGATAATTCCGATCCTGGCTCAAGTGCTTGCGTTGCGCCAACCTACCGGCAAGAATGTCGCAACTTCGGAGCTCAATGGAGTTAGCGATTGGAGCTCTTCTAAGCCAAAATCGGAGCAAGACGAAGCGTGCTTACAGGCGATTATCGTTCTTGGTAGCCTAGCACAAG GCGGCCCGGCTTTCCTCTCTCCCATTTTGGCCAGCGGCATCCTGTCGAACCTTCTTTCTATTCTGTCGACTCCCGATTGCCCTACCTTTCTCTGCTTGCCCATTCTCCGCACTCTCAACAACATCGCTGATCGGCTGCCACTGCGAAGCCAACACGATCGCCCGGTGGATACTCGTCTAGCCGAATTGCTTTTCCAGAAGGAATATGTGGAATGTCTGGCCCGTATACTTGGACAGGATTATAGTACCCACCAGGCTCAGGCATCGATTGAACTTACCGCGTCGCTCATTGGCAAACTGTGCACGGAAGAAACACACAAGGCTCTTTTGGCTGACTGTGGGGTGCTGGATGCCCTATCTGTCAAGGTTGCCTCCTTTGTTGTCGCTCAAGGGTTCGTTTTGCCCGGTGCCGAGCAGCATGTCGGGGCGCCTGGGGCTCTAGGGGCGCTTCCGACCCCCGCACCCCTATCCGCCAAACTAGCACCCATCCTTCGTGCGGTTGCAATCATCATCGAGCACTCGAAATGGCGCGCGGAACACTTCCTCTCATCCCCTGGAATTTTGACGGTCTTTCCAAAGCAGCTGCCGGACTTCGCGCCAGGTGATGTCAAAAAAGGTCCTTGGGGCTCTACCTATCTGTCCGGATCTGCCGTACCACGTCATCCTGGTGCGAGTCCAATCGAGCATCTCTTACCGTCCGTTCCCATTCCGCAGCTAAAGAATTCACCAAGCGCATTGAACTTCCCACCTTTGGGTCAAGGGAGCCGTCGACACAACCAGCCGTTTCCCACCCCTTTTTCGCTCTTCGAAACACCGGCTGCCGAAGATGACGAAAATACCATCATACCCTGGCTATTGTATGTCCTCCGGTCTGAGAGTGGCATGGTACGACTGATGGCAGCCCGCCTGGTTACTGTACTGTTTCGCCTAGGTCTCGCCAAGAAGCACCGGGTTTCTATGTTCGGATTCCTGTTGATCCCCATTCTAATTCGAATGCTGGACAAGGAATCTGATATCTGGGGAGGGGAAGACAATGGGTCTGAAGGCTTAATCCCCATAACCAAACGTCTTCGGGAAGAAGCGCCAGCAGTGCTGGCCTTGTTGGTAATGGATGATCAAGAGTTGCAACGACATGCGGTCGAGGGTGGGGTGATTAAGCGGCTTTCTCAGCTTCTAAAGGAGTCTTATAACCCGTTGCAGGAGACCACGCGGCCGATGTGGCatgcggaagaagaagaaagtgaGCAGGGATCTAAAAGATCACAGACCCCGGAGTGTCAACTCGGCCCTCCGGGGCTTTCTCCGATGCACTGCCATGTGATGCGGTACCGGGAGAATATCCTCAAAGCTCTAGCAGCCCTGATCCCTTTCAAGGATGAATACCGCAAAGCAGTCTGTGAAAACGGAGTAGTGCCCTACATTATCGATTCTCTCAAGCCGTCCTCGAGTGAGGCGCCTACGGAAGTGTCCAACCCGAAGAATAGTGCAGCAGACGGCAACCCGACGCCAACATTATTGGCCGCCTGTGGTGCCGTTCGAATGCTTACCCGATCCGTTAGTGCTCTGAGAACCAGCCTGATAGATGCGGGTGTTGCATCCCCATTATTTGTCCTCATCAGACACCCGGATATTGAGGTGAGGATTGCTGCAACGTCGGTGATCTGTAATCTGGTGTTGGACTTTAGCCCAATGAAGGAG GCTATCATCTCTGCCGaaactcttcctcttctctgcGAGCACGCTCATTCGTCGAACACGAAACTTCGAATCGAGTCTCTTTGGGCACTGAAACATGTGTCCTACAATGCTACTAATGATATCAAAACCAGAATAGTCGACGCTTTAAGTCCCGACTGGATCAAGCAGATTATTACGCAAGACCCGACAAGAGCTGCGGTCAAGCGAGGGCTGAATGCAGATATGGAAAGTATCACCCCGGTAGGCATGGGGCGAGCTAATTCGGCTGGAGAGCAAGTTGACTTATTGAATCCCGTCGACGACTCccaggacgatgatgaagatatGAATATGTCGGATCCAATCCCCCAGTCCAAGATAAGTCTGGGCTCATTCCTTCCGGATGCGAGCCGACGGCGCAAACTGGCCCTGAGCGGTGACCTGGATCAGACAACGCAAGCTCGGCAGGATGATATTGCGGTGCAGGAACAGACGCTTGACTTGGTCCGAAACCTGATCTGTGGGCACGAGTCCTCAGAGGTCATTGATTATTTGTTCAAACATATTGGCGAAGATGTGATCCTGGATGCGCTGGCGGACAAACTGCGACCGCGATCGATACCACTTCCTCCTCGACAGCAGTCGCCGACAGGTAGAACAAAACTCCACGTTCCGACCGAGATTGTGGCATCTACTACATATGTCTTGATCCATCTCGCCGCGAGTCTTCCTCGGCATCGTGACCTTTTGATGAAGCACCGCGACCTGTTGCCCAACATGATGAACTATTTCAATCACGACCACCGCGACGTGCGGGCGAACTGCGTCTGGGTGATCATCAACCTGACATATCCAGATGACAACACTGACCGGGATGCGTCTAGCGGACGAGCATTCAGACTACGGGCCCTTGGCGTCCCGGATCGACTTAGCAGCTTGTTAGATGATCCAGATCTGGATGTGCGCGAACGGGCCAAGACTGCCGATCATCTACTCCGGTCAGATAACGATAGGTCCGGGCGAACATGA
- a CDS encoding putative fructosamine-3-kinase (COG:G;~EggNog:ENOG410PIGN;~InterPro:IPR016477,IPR011009;~PFAM:PF03881,PF01636) — MAPVPATVLRALSLPDPSKASLSTSGLGSGFTSTGAIRATVPSQDGSGEEERRYFVKTSSDGKAAEEMFRGEYESLNAIATSVPGFCPRALAWGPLEEQKGKGFFLATEFLDLGGGGRRTGASLAQRLGRLHSTPAPVDPESGKRRFGFPVPTFCGDTKQPNRYCDSWADFYANERLMTILEESEKRNGKDAGLRDLVERTARTVVPRLLGDGHLGFDKDGNGEGITPVVIHGDLWSGNAASGSIVGSGRKDDEEGGEVVYDPSAVYGHSEFELGIMNMFGGFGSTFFNAYHKIVPKTEPVEEYDDRVRLYELYHHLNHHAIFGAGYRSGATSIMQRLIKKYGE; from the exons ATGGCACCAGTCCCAGCAACAGTCCTCCGCGCCCTCTCTCTCCCCGACCCCTCCAAAGCCAGCCTCTCCACCTCAGGCCTAGGCTCCGGTTTCACCAGTACAGGCGCCATCCGCGCCACAGTCCCCTCCCAAGATGGAAGCGGCGAAGAAGAACGCCGCTACTTCGTCAAAACCTCCTCCGACGGCAAAGCCGCCGAGGAGATGTTCCGCGGCGAATACGAGTCCCTAAACGCAATCGCAACCTCGGTACCAGGTTTCTGTCCGCGAGCCCTCGCCTGGGGACCACtggaagaacagaaaggGAAGGGCTTCTTCCTTGCGACAGAGTTTCTGGATCTCGGTGGCGGGGGTAGGCGAACGGGGGCGTCTCTCGCGCAGAGGCTGGGGAGGTTACATTCGACGCCTGCGCCTGTTGATCCCGAGAGTGGGAAGAGGAGGTTTGGGTTCCCAGTTCCGACGTTTTGTGGGGATACGAAGCAGCCGAATCGGTACTGTGATTCGTGGGCGGATTTCTATGCTAATGAGCGCTTGATGACTATTTTGGAGGAATCAGAGAAGAGGAATGGGAAAGATGCTGGGCTACGGGATCTTGTTGAGCGGACGGCGAGGACGGTTGTGCCTAGATTACTTGGTGATGGCCATTTGGGGTTTGATAAGGATGGGAACGGCGAGGGTATTACACCTGTGGTGATTCACGGGGACCTCTGGAGTGGGAATGCAGCCAGTGGTAGCATTGTGGGCAGTGGTCGTAAGGACGATGAAGAGGGCGGGGAGGTTGTCTACGATCCGTCCGCTGTGTACGGACACAGTGAGTTTGAGTTGGGAATTATGAACATGTTTGGAGGCTTTGGGTCGACATTCTTCAATGCGTATCATAAGATCGTGCCGAAGACGGAGCCAGTGGAAGAGTATGATGATCGGGTGCGGTTGTACGAGCT ATACCATCACCTAAATCACCATGCCATCTTTGGCGCCGGATATCGCTCAGGAGCTACTTCGATCATGCAGAGGCTGATTAAGAAGTATGGGGAATAG